The Actinomycetota bacterium region CGAGTTCGGAATCTGCCCGGCCCTCGTCAGACTGCTCACGTCGGGAACCTCCTACAGCTCGGGCCAGATGGCGCCCACGACGGCCGTCTGTTTCATGCTCCTCGGGCTCTCGCTGTTGCCGTTCGTATTCGACCGGCACCCGTCTCTCGCGCAGTCCCTGGCTACGGCCGCGTTGCTTGTCGGAAGCGTAGCCGTAATCGGCTATCTCTACGCCGTAGAGGGACTGTCTCGCGTCGCACTCTACACACCGATGGCGGTGAACACCGCGCTGACATTCATGCTGCTCGCGTTTGCCGTTCTAGCTGCGCGAGCGGATGTTGGGTGGATGGCCTCCTTCAGGGGCAGGCGCGCCGGTAGCGTCATGGCACGGCGGTTGATGCCGTTCGTCATCATCATCCTGGTGGTCATCGGTTGGCTGAGACTGCTCGCCCAGCGTGCAGGTTTCATCGACACCACGCTCGGCGTCGCCCTGATGACAACCACCAGCGTTGGGGCAATGGGCGTCATCGTCCTTCTGACAGCCAGCCGCTTGAACGCCGAAGACAGCGCGAAACGCAAGTTCGAGAAGTCCAATGCTAGGCTGGCAAGCATCGTCGAAGGTACCGGCGACGCGATCATAGGAGTAGCGCCCGACCTCTCGATCACGAGCTGGAACGCCGCCGCAGAGCGCATGTATGGCTACGCGTCTGACGAGGTGATCGGGCAACCGTTGTCCATACTGCTACATTCGGAGTCGCAAGACGACACCCCATCCACCTGGCGTTTCACCCTGGCAGAGGGCGAGGTACAGCATCTGCGACGGTCGCATGTGACCAAAGAGGGCCGTCGTATCGATGTCGCCGTCACCCTGTCTCCCGTCCGCAACGATTGCGGCGCGGTGGTCGGTATGTCCGACATCGTTCGCGACGTCACCCAGACGACACAGATGCGAGAGGATCTGCGTAAGAGCACAGAGGAGCTGAACGCCTTCTTCACGACGAACCTCGACCTCCTGTGCATCGCGGACGTCGACGGTCACTTCGTCAAACTGAACCCCGAGTGGGAGCACGTCCTCGGATATCCCATCGCAGAACTCGAAGGCAACGTCTTCCTCGACTACGTCCACCCCGACGACGTCGACGGTACCCTTCAGGCCATAGACTCGCTGTCCGAGCAGCAAGACGTGGTCAACTTCGCGAACCGCTATCGGACCAAGGACGGGTCCTATCGCTGGATCGAATGGAGATCGCATCCGGTCGGCGACCTCATCTACGCGGCCGCACGTGACATCACCGAGCGCAAGATCGCGGAGGAGAAACTGGAAGAGGCCAACAGGGAGCTGGAGTCCTTCACGTACTCGGTCTCCCATGACCTCCGGGCCCCCCTGCGCCACATCTCCGGGTTCGTGGACCTGCTCAAGCAGACCGCAGGCGAGCGGATCGATGAACGTGGCCAGCACTACCTGGCGATGATCGCGGAGTCGACCGGCGAGATGGGAACCCTCATCGACGACCTGCTGGCGTTCTCCCGCATGGGCCGTGCAGCGCTGTCCCTCGAAGAGCTGAATCTTGCAGACATGGTCCAGGAGTGCATTGCCAGCCTGGACGACAGCACGAAAGGACGCGAGATAGAGTGGGTCGTCGGCGAGCTGCCTACCGTACACGCGGACTGGGCCATGATGCGTCAGGTGCTCGCGAACCTGCTCGGAAACGCCGTCAAGTACACCGGACCACGGGAGAACCCCCGGGTCGAGGTAGGAGCGTACCTGGACGGGAGCGAGATTGTGATCTACGTTCGGGACAACGGCGTCGGGTTCGACATGGCGTACATAGACAAGCTGTTCGGTGTGTTCCAGCGGCTGCACAACGCCACGGACTTCGAAGGCACGGGAATCGGTCTTGCCAACGTGCGACGGATAGTCACCCGCCATGACGGTCGGACGTGGGCGGAAGGTGCCGTCGACCAGGGAGCGACGTTCTACTTCTCCTTGCCGACCGGAAGCACGAAGCAGGCCTTCCAGAACCACGATGAAGAGGGAGAGGGTAGATGATGCGCGACGTCCGAACGATCCTGCTCGCGGAGGACAGCCCCAAGGACGCGGAACTCACCATGACAGCCTTGGAACAACACAACCTCGCCAACAAGGTGGTGTGGGTACGCGATGGCGCGGAGACCCTCGACTACATGTACCGGCGCGGCGAGTACGCGAATCGCGAGCGGGGCAACCCCGCCGTCATCCTGCTCGATCTCAAGATGCCGAAGGTAGACGGGATGCAGGCTCTGCGAACGATCAGGAACGACCCCGACCTCAAGATGACGCCC contains the following coding sequences:
- a CDS encoding PAS domain S-box protein, which codes for EFGICPALVRLLTSGTSYSSGQMAPTTAVCFMLLGLSLLPFVFDRHPSLAQSLATAALLVGSVAVIGYLYAVEGLSRVALYTPMAVNTALTFMLLAFAVLAARADVGWMASFRGRRAGSVMARRLMPFVIIILVVIGWLRLLAQRAGFIDTTLGVALMTTTSVGAMGVIVLLTASRLNAEDSAKRKFEKSNARLASIVEGTGDAIIGVAPDLSITSWNAAAERMYGYASDEVIGQPLSILLHSESQDDTPSTWRFTLAEGEVQHLRRSHVTKEGRRIDVAVTLSPVRNDCGAVVGMSDIVRDVTQTTQMREDLRKSTEELNAFFTTNLDLLCIADVDGHFVKLNPEWEHVLGYPIAELEGNVFLDYVHPDDVDGTLQAIDSLSEQQDVVNFANRYRTKDGSYRWIEWRSHPVGDLIYAAARDITERKIAEEKLEEANRELESFTYSVSHDLRAPLRHISGFVDLLKQTAGERIDERGQHYLAMIAESTGEMGTLIDDLLAFSRMGRAALSLEELNLADMVQECIASLDDSTKGREIEWVVGELPTVHADWAMMRQVLANLLGNAVKYTGPRENPRVEVGAYLDGSEIVIYVRDNGVGFDMAYIDKLFGVFQRLHNATDFEGTGIGLANVRRIVTRHDGRTWAEGAVDQGATFYFSLPTGSTKQAFQNHDEEGEGR
- a CDS encoding response regulator produces the protein MRDVRTILLAEDSPKDAELTMTALEQHNLANKVVWVRDGAETLDYMYRRGEYANRERGNPAVILLDLKMPKVDGMQALRTIRNDPDLKMTPVVILTSSREERDLIEGYSLGVNAYVVKPVRFAEFVDAVAQLGAFWAIVNEPPPNTAR